A region from the Aliarcobacter thereius LMG 24486 genome encodes:
- a CDS encoding UPF0323 family lipoprotein, translated as MKNKNFKQLKNFAKIGGISSFLIFGLTACNDANSQNQNQGQNSNTISNASQQQGAFVIVEQDVNGNYKIADEFPASKTTIVLRNPDGSERILSQAEIDKLVKEEEKKIDAGTSALTNPEMSSGGMGLGGVLLSSIAGAMIGSWLGNKLFNNQNFNNQRAAQYKSPQTYSKSQNSFNNRNAGTKSNASSSRKSGFFGGNNSSNRSSSNSSFGG; from the coding sequence ATGAAAAATAAAAATTTTAAACAACTAAAAAACTTTGCAAAAATTGGTGGAATAAGTAGTTTCTTAATTTTTGGTTTAACAGCTTGTAATGATGCAAATAGTCAAAACCAAAATCAAGGGCAAAATAGTAATACTATTTCAAATGCCAGTCAACAACAGGGTGCTTTTGTAATTGTAGAACAAGATGTAAATGGAAACTACAAAATTGCAGATGAATTTCCAGCTTCAAAAACAACTATTGTTTTAAGAAATCCAGATGGTAGTGAAAGAATTTTATCTCAAGCAGAAATTGATAAACTTGTAAAAGAAGAAGAGAAAAAAATTGATGCAGGAACATCTGCTCTTACAAATCCTGAAATGAGTAGTGGTGGAATGGGTCTTGGTGGAGTTTTATTATCTTCAATAGCTGGAGCTATGATTGGTTCTTGGCTTGGTAATAAACTATTTAATAATCAAAATTTTAATAATCAAAGAGCTGCTCAATATAAATCTCCTCAAACTTATAGTAAATCTCAAAATTCATTCAATAATAGAAATGCAGGTACAAAATCAAACGCAAGTAGTAGTAGAAAAAGTGGTTTTTTTGGTGGAAACAATTCATCAAACAGATCTTCATCTAATTCAAGTTTTGGTGGTTAA
- a CDS encoding glutathionylspermidine synthase family protein — protein MKLEKLKPLSNDYLESIGFIWHTDSDESSYISDELVVISEAEAEAYYEAANELYEMFSEAGQYVIDNDLFHELNIPFNLVELVKESWENDVHWHLYSRFDLAGGLDGKAIKLIEFNADTPTSLFETAIIQWAILKQNSLDETSQFNNLYDALIDNFKRIITLNSDIENFEEYYNKLGWKILFSSISSSSEDINTTKLLQHIASEAGFNTDFEFIENVEFSDDGIFKGDELFEFWFKLIPWEDIAIQENELALILTEIIKEKKAIIFNPAYTLIFQSKAFMKILWDLYPNHPLLLETSYEPLEGKKYVEKRAFGREGANIKIVNSDGSTDIETDGDYDGHKAIYQEYVDFPKDSNGNWYQAGVFYAYEACALGFRRGGKILNNMSKFVGHFIK, from the coding sequence ATGAAATTAGAGAAATTAAAACCTCTTTCAAATGATTATTTAGAATCAATTGGATTTATTTGGCATACAGATAGTGATGAAAGTTCATATATTAGCGATGAGCTTGTTGTAATAAGTGAAGCTGAAGCTGAAGCATATTATGAAGCAGCAAATGAACTTTATGAGATGTTTAGTGAAGCTGGTCAATATGTAATAGATAATGATCTTTTTCATGAATTAAATATTCCTTTTAATTTAGTTGAACTTGTAAAAGAGTCGTGGGAAAATGATGTTCACTGGCATCTATATTCAAGATTTGATTTAGCAGGTGGTTTAGATGGAAAAGCTATTAAACTTATTGAGTTTAATGCAGATACTCCAACTTCACTTTTTGAAACAGCTATTATTCAATGGGCTATATTAAAACAAAATTCTTTAGATGAAACTAGTCAATTTAATAATCTTTATGATGCACTAATTGATAATTTCAAAAGAATTATCACTTTAAATAGTGATATTGAAAATTTTGAAGAGTACTATAATAAACTTGGCTGGAAAATACTTTTTTCAAGTATTTCAAGCTCAAGTGAAGATATAAATACAACAAAACTTTTACAACATATCGCATCTGAAGCTGGATTTAATACAGATTTTGAATTTATTGAAAATGTTGAATTTAGTGATGATGGTATATTTAAAGGTGATGAGCTTTTTGAATTCTGGTTTAAACTTATTCCTTGGGAAGATATAGCTATACAAGAGAATGAATTAGCACTTATATTAACAGAAATTATAAAAGAGAAAAAAGCAATTATCTTTAATCCTGCTTATACTTTAATTTTCCAATCAAAAGCATTTATGAAAATATTGTGGGATTTGTATCCAAATCATCCTTTACTTTTAGAGACATCTTATGAACCATTAGAAGGTAAAAAATATGTTGAAAAAAGAGCATTTGGTCGAGAAGGAGCAAATATAAAAATAGTAAATTCTGATGGCTCAACTGATATAGAAACAGATGGTGATTATGATGGTCATAAGGCAATTTATCAAGAGTATGTAGATTTTCCAAAAGATTCAAATGGTAATTGGTATCAAGCTGGAGTTTTTTATGCTTATGAAGCTTGTGCTTTAGGTTTTAGAAGAGGTGGAAAGATTTTAAATAATATGTCAAAATTTGTAGGACACTTTATAAAATAA
- a CDS encoding ABC-F family ATP-binding cassette domain-containing protein: MVQTVNLKKSFGARVLFADINLKLDSGKRYGLIGANGAGKTTFLKILSGEEEATEGEVQIQNGKKVGVLSQNQFAFEKCTIFDTVLMGNKKLYDAIKEKEELYMSPEFTDEVNNRLAELEIICCEEDPTYEYDIKVTKILEDLGFPASSHQNLMSSLTGGDKVKILLAQVLFPKPDILFLDEPTNNLDIETISWLENQLQHHDGTMVVISHDRHFLNAVCTNILDVDFKKIREFSGTYDDWYIASTLIAKQQQTDVNKKQKEKEELEKFIARFSANASKAKQATSRQKQLDKLDIQAIEVSSRRDPSIIFRQKREVGKELLTVKNISKSYDDQVVLKDISFSLEKGDKIALIGPNGVGKTTLCEILMGNLKADNGEVLWGATIQNSYFPQNTTDMINGDITLYDWLRDFDRDADIAEIRNCLGRMLFNGQEQEKKVNSCSGGEKHRMMLSKIMLEQGNFLVLDEPTNHLDLEAIIALGEGLHQYIGSVICVTHDRELLDSYANRIIEIQADGSIIDFKGTYEEFLEQKAIA, encoded by the coding sequence ATGGTTCAAACAGTTAATTTAAAGAAATCATTTGGTGCTAGAGTTCTATTTGCCGATATAAATTTAAAACTAGATAGTGGTAAAAGATATGGACTAATTGGAGCAAATGGTGCTGGAAAAACAACTTTCCTTAAAATTCTTTCAGGAGAAGAAGAAGCAACAGAAGGAGAAGTACAAATTCAAAATGGTAAAAAAGTAGGAGTATTATCTCAAAACCAATTTGCTTTTGAAAAATGTACAATTTTTGATACAGTTTTAATGGGAAATAAAAAACTATATGATGCAATTAAAGAGAAAGAAGAACTTTATATGAGTCCTGAGTTTACTGATGAGGTAAATAATAGATTAGCAGAACTTGAAATAATTTGTTGTGAGGAAGATCCAACTTATGAATATGATATTAAAGTTACAAAAATTCTTGAAGATTTAGGTTTTCCAGCTTCAAGTCATCAAAATTTAATGAGTAGCTTAACAGGTGGTGATAAAGTTAAAATCCTTTTAGCACAAGTTCTTTTCCCAAAACCAGATATTCTATTTTTAGATGAGCCTACGAATAACCTTGATATAGAAACTATTTCATGGTTAGAAAATCAACTACAACATCATGATGGAACAATGGTTGTAATATCTCACGATAGACACTTTTTAAATGCTGTTTGTACAAATATTTTAGATGTTGATTTCAAAAAAATTAGAGAATTTAGTGGAACTTATGATGATTGGTATATCGCTTCAACACTTATAGCTAAACAACAACAAACAGATGTAAATAAAAAGCAGAAAGAGAAAGAAGAACTTGAGAAATTTATTGCAAGATTTAGTGCAAATGCTTCAAAAGCAAAACAAGCAACAAGTAGACAAAAACAACTTGATAAGTTAGATATTCAGGCTATTGAAGTATCTAGTAGAAGAGATCCTTCGATTATCTTTAGACAAAAAAGAGAAGTTGGAAAAGAGCTTTTAACTGTAAAAAATATTTCAAAATCATATGATGACCAAGTAGTATTAAAAGATATATCATTCTCTCTTGAAAAAGGAGATAAAATTGCACTTATTGGACCAAATGGAGTTGGTAAAACAACATTATGTGAGATTTTAATGGGTAATTTAAAAGCAGATAATGGAGAGGTTTTATGGGGAGCAACTATTCAAAACTCATATTTCCCACAAAATACAACTGATATGATAAATGGTGATATTACTTTATATGATTGGTTAAGAGATTTTGATAGAGATGCTGATATTGCAGAGATTAGAAATTGTTTAGGAAGAATGTTATTTAATGGTCAAGAACAAGAAAAGAAAGTTAATTCTTGTAGTGGTGGAGAAAAACATAGAATGATGCTTTCTAAAATTATGTTAGAGCAAGGAAATTTTTTAGTTCTTGATGAACCTACTAACCACCTTGATTTAGAAGCTATTATTGCTTTAGGTGAGGGACTACATCAATATATTGGATCTGTTATTTGTGTTACACACGATAGAGAGTTACTTGACTCATATGCAAATAGAATTATAGAGATTCAAGCTGATGGCTCAATAATTGATTTTAAAGGAACTTACGAAGAGTTCTTAGAACAAAAAGCTATTGCTTAA
- a CDS encoding acyl-CoA thioesterase has product MNEEVKREKSLTMSMLMTPEKANFSGKNVHGGEILKMLDQVAYACAARYSGNYAVTLSVDMVLFKNPIKIGSLVTFHASVNYTGRTSMEIGIKVISEDIKDHTIKNTNVCYFTMVSVNEDGIPVPVPKLDLVTEDDKRRYNDALKRKEFRMSSRHAKQ; this is encoded by the coding sequence ATGAATGAAGAAGTAAAAAGAGAAAAATCTCTTACAATGTCTATGCTTATGACTCCAGAAAAAGCAAATTTCTCTGGAAAAAATGTTCATGGTGGAGAGATTTTAAAAATGCTAGATCAAGTTGCTTATGCTTGTGCTGCTAGATATAGTGGAAACTATGCAGTTACTCTTTCTGTTGATATGGTATTATTTAAAAATCCAATTAAAATTGGTTCTTTGGTTACTTTTCATGCTTCTGTAAATTATACTGGAAGAACTTCTATGGAAATAGGTATTAAAGTCATTTCTGAAGATATTAAAGACCATACTATTAAAAATACAAATGTATGCTATTTTACAATGGTTAGTGTAAATGAAGATGGAATCCCTGTTCCTGTTCCAAAACTTGATTTAGTAACAGAAGATGATAAAAGAAGATATAACGATGCTCTAAAGAGAAAAGAGTTTAGAATGTCTTCAAGACATGCAAAGCAATAA
- a CDS encoding NAD(P)H-dependent oxidoreductase, with translation MEKTFMEAMDFRHACKAFDDTKKISDETINYILEAGRKSPSSFGQEPWKFLVITNQELKQKLRPACWNQVQITSCSHLVIILAKIKDVKAESSEVLRKFNRRGLPKEAVEAYVEKYANHLKDDFVSDKTTFAWSARQTYIALGNMMTAAAVKGVDSCPIEGFEKDKLEELLNLDKTKYQVSVVLPFGYRINEQSKQLREEFKDIVEFIN, from the coding sequence ATGGAAAAAACATTTATGGAAGCTATGGATTTTAGACATGCTTGTAAGGCTTTTGATGATACAAAAAAGATTAGTGATGAAACTATTAACTATATTTTAGAAGCAGGTAGAAAATCTCCATCATCTTTTGGACAAGAACCTTGGAAATTTTTAGTTATAACTAATCAAGAGTTAAAACAGAAGTTAAGACCAGCTTGTTGGAATCAAGTTCAAATTACATCTTGTTCTCATCTTGTGATTATCTTAGCAAAGATTAAAGATGTAAAAGCAGAGAGTAGTGAAGTATTAAGAAAGTTTAATAGAAGAGGATTACCAAAAGAGGCTGTTGAAGCATATGTAGAAAAATATGCAAATCATTTAAAAGATGATTTTGTTTCAGATAAAACAACATTTGCATGGAGTGCAAGACAAACTTATATTGCTTTAGGAAATATGATGACAGCTGCTGCTGTAAAAGGTGTAGATTCTTGTCCTATTGAAGGATTTGAAAAAGATAAACTGGAAGAACTTTTGAATCTTGATAAAACAAAATATCAAGTATCAGTTGTATTACCTTTTGGATATAGAATAAATGAACAAAGTAAGCAATTAAGAGAAGAGTTTAAAGATATAGTTGAGTTCATAAACTAA